The following coding sequences lie in one Daphnia pulex isolate KAP4 chromosome 1, ASM2113471v1 genomic window:
- the LOC124195231 gene encoding restin homolog isoform X5, translating to MERKSFGFTQSRFMTKKPSPHRNSETTTASPIVTPPANPFSRKPPQNPATSGQSSETGELAHHEPQMEMGAGFPGFFHSTRSSPTNRPSRFFSPASKKVEEYPFTPTIKSTNWRGDDTRSPITPADSPSPRVTSHPTSFDSSGEVEGLFIHRPHISAGLPSFFQRPFSSPASDFSFTPKRKPTVAEISPDKSSSPIGFASSSVTPFSTPSRFKVNSFLHTTKRSSEQLCVLKQQQLPIETQDQQFKDDGASAGANDSEHSAFYRFQLNETVDSEKPYLDDSDRKSSSDWMNESSFQSDQEKTSFEREVRSLTEKLLAAAANTESNIKTENTSLKRELSKSQQQICHLEAQFDELKKNQSEAIKRASDLSREKETLHSHIRNLQEQVSAVEEQLEQKQGQCEMVNSQLEDKEQRLKEALERISTLEELLRSSDERLSALQTQLQQVLSEREAAEHKVNALTGQVDCLQENLSTLGLTMSNAENNFHSALNDYKDKQEKLAKELANYQITESALKNACTDFDSVKEELGSCTNELIKARADSKAIEKEKLELEEHFACLNEKYSICERSLCTAQENISSLELTLSALQAEIQQLKLHLETSSTELSTTGEKASKFQEDNEVLRSQLDSLREYFKDSEENLRLDLTKVQQVLDCEIAAHTETKMSAVKMLSDTKNALEFQVNELQENFVVVERKKELVKQELDSERSAHSETKSDLELCKNQLEEDRNRHLLELSKVQDTVNVLKDEKNQLKSEIDEFRGNLVAAFSQNESIKKELDDERTAHNETMSYWKSCKDQLVNDKYQHSVELSKIQNAMKVLSDQNKFLEAQVNELKGNIGEAERQNKSIKQELDCEITAHQEAKSNWKLTQNHLEDDQNEQSVEISKIMNDQKKFLEAQVNDLQCKLVAAGRNHEAIREKNLSFERQLEFSAIEISTLRVEAQEQTNRNNELQAQLDEIRMKSALTEDNLKAALSKSRKELDSQRETYQETVRNLTEARFQLRSSESTCNETLFDRTKLQAEIANLLNEKLKIEEKAQCLERTVRAQEQNIETVTENNLKLMKDKLEIEETVKRLEKELSFQEQNLAVLTAGNASLKQSLSAYEEYIKITHQKCQLVFTENSGAVNNARNLIDEIKILNEKMEIIRQNAEVVDEDFKDLNFSFEKFIETKNSSFMEIWERLQDKQFCLTSSVEALQRATIEKSSLENEISGLRTEKMEFENKIKTLTENSVTSESTQEKLRNRNAVLENMKSSASQQILDLQKRVHSVEAELALSNGKAQELAKEKSSLENQLGSLRRQLQASLDKSEKTIRMLIADKEELEKSTKTLTETTVKWKSAYEQMCNRNSALNSSVASSSQQISNLQQSVDALETELKLSNEKARDFHVYKTNQESQLGSLRQQLQVCQEKSSRDLEKLRTQMEIERASHEDYKTRLGVTDSNPQESKVLTNEIKHGGPKVASKLSKRFVNDNQNSNAQRNEMLSAPSVFTNEEFQRRPLNDCRKQLETGKTSHKNQSNNSESSSNEFGLANCLEDTVNISSKNKDADKRGSKTLATDGENEAVKIIEESPPSATRKAPTRSAAAAAKRSLSVKIECEYSSNTSSNEQRATEINNEAYAIRGRKKLVLPPSPPYAFPTPSPISVDSKHVQQNPKSPEKAVRARNEEAQVSANESFSATPFPPAKQTYTRKRLSMTARTCKTNSSPVRPSPLSARVAKKSRNK from the exons ATGGAAAGGAAATCTTTTGGCTTCACACAGTCAAGGTTTATGACAAAAAAACCTTCACCACACAGAAACAGTGAGACTACTACTGCATCTCCCATTGTTACCCCTCCTGCCAATCCTTTCTCTCGTAAGCCACCACAGAACCCTGCAACTTCTGGACAAAGTAGTGAAACAGGTGAACTTGCTCATCATGAACCTCAAATGGAAATGGGAGCAGGCTTTCCAGGTTTCTTCCATAGCACACGGAGCTCACCTACCAACCGTCCAAGTCGATTTTTTTCACCTGCTTCAAAGAAAGTTGAAGAATATCCTTTCACACCTACTATCAAATCAACAAACTGGCGTGGTGATGACACGAGATCGCCTATTACACCTGCGGACAGTCCATCACCTCGTGTGACATCGCATCCGACCTCTTTTGATTCGAGTGGTGAAGTGGAAGGACTTTTCATCCATCGACCACATATCAGCGCCGGTCTTCCAAGTTTCTTCCAACGTCCATTTAGTTCACCCGCTTCAGACTTTTCTTTTACGCCTAAAAGGAAACCAACTGTGGCCGAGATAAGTCCTGACAAATCTTCATCCCCCATCGGGTTTGCTAGTAGCAGTGTTACGCCTTTTAGTACACCATCACGATTTAAAGTAAACAGCTTCTTGCATACTACAAAAAGGAGCTCTGAG CAATTGTGTGTGTtaaagcagcagcaactacCCATCGAAACTCAAGACCAGCAATTTAAAGATGATGGAGCTTCTGCAGGTGCTAACGATTCAGAACATTCGGCCTTCTATCGATTCCAATTAAACGAAACAGTTGATAGTGAAAAACCTTATTTGGACGACA GTGATAGAAAAAGTAGTTCAGACTGGATGAATGAGTCTTCATTTCAATCTGACCAAGAGAAAACCTCATTCGAAAGGGAAGTGCGATCGTTAACCGAAAAATTGCTAGCGGCCGCTGCAAATACTGAGTCAAATATCAAGACAGAGAACACATCTTTAAAGAGAGAATTGAGTAAGTCGCAGCAGCAAATTTGTCATTTAGAAGCGCAGTTTGATgagctgaaaaaaaatcaatcggaG GCTATCAAAAGAGCCAGTGATCTGTCGCGTGAAAAGGAAACGTTGCATAGTCACATTAGAAACTTACAGGAACAAGTTTCCGCTGTCGAAGAGCAACTTGAACAGAAGCAAGGTCAGTGTGAAATGGTGAATTCACAGTTAGAAGACAAGGAGCAACGGCTGAAAGAGGCACTTGAACGCATTTCGACGCTAGAAGAATTATTACGATCATCAGATGAACGACTCTCTGCCCTTCAAACCCAGTTGCAACAAGTTCTAAGTGAACGCGAAGCT GCGGAACATAAAGTAAACGCGCTAACTGGGCAAGTTGATTGCCTCCAAGAAAATCTCTCTACTTTAGGATTAACGATGTCCAacgctgaaaataattttcactCTGCCCTGAACGACTACAAAGACAAACAGGAGAAGCTTGCGAAAGAGCTAGCCAACTATCAAATTACGGAATCTGCCTTGAAAAATGCTTGTACCGACTTCGATTCTGTAAAAGAAGAACTCGGAAGCTGTACTAATGAATTGATTAAG GCGCGAGCAGATTCTAAAGCCATTGAGAAAGAGAAACTTGAATTAGAGGAACATTTTGCTTGTCTCAATGAAAAGTATTCGATTTGTGAACGATCGCTGTGTACTGCTCAAGAAAATATCTCTTCACTTGAGTTGACACTCAGTGCACTTCAAGCCGAGATTCAACAGCTTAAACTTCATTTGGAAACTTCTTCTACAGAACTCTCCACT ACGGGAGAAAAAGCGTCGAAATTTCAAGAGGATAACGAGGTGTTGCGTTCTCAGTTAGATTCTTTGCGGGAATATTTTAAGGATTCTGAAGAAAACCTTCGATTGGACTTAACTAAAGTACAACAAGTACTCGATTGCGAAATAGCAGCGCACACTGAAACTAAAATGTCGGCAGTGAAGATGTTGAGCGATACTAAAAATGCCTTGGAATTTCAAGTAAATGAAttgcaagaaaattttgtaGTGGTTGAACGTAAAAAAGAATTAGTCAAACAAGAACTCGACAGTGAACGATCGGCACACAGTGAGACTAAATCTGACTTAGAACTATGCAAGAACCAATTAGAAGAAGATCGGAATCGTCATTTATTGGAATTGTCTAAG GTCCAGGATACTGTAAATGTTTTGAAGGATGAGAAAAATCAGCTGAAATCTGAAATCGACGAGTTCCGGGGAAATTTGGTTGCGGCGTTCAgccaaaatgaatcaattaaGAAAGAATTGGACGACGAAAGAACGGCGCACAACGAGACAATGTCATATTGGAAAAGTTGTAAGGATCAACTGGTAAACGATAAATATCAACATTCTGTCGAACTATCCAAG ATTCAAAATGCGATGAAGGTGTTGagcgatcaaaataaattccttGAAGCTCAAGTAAATGAATTGAAAGGAAACATAGGAGAGGCTGAGCGCCAAAATAAATCGATCAAGCAAGAATTGGACTGTGAAATAACAGCGCACCAGGAAGCAAAATCAAACTGGAAACTTACCCAGAATCATCTGGAAGACGACCAGAACGAACAGTCAGTCGAAATATCGAAA ATAATGAACGACCAGAAGAAATTCCTGGAAGCCCAGGTTAATGATTTGCAGTGCAAATTGGTTGCGGCTGGACGAAATCATGAGGCGATCCGAGAGAAAAACCTTTCGTTTGAACGTCAATTGGAATTTTCAGCAATAGAAATTTCAACT TTGAGGGTAGAAGCTCAAGAGCAAACCAACAGAAATAACGAACTCCAGGCTCAACTTGATGAAATACGGATGAAATCTGCATTAACAGAAGATAACTTGAAGGCAGCATTGAGTAAATCTCGCAAGGAGCTCGATTCGCAACGAGAAACTTATCAGGAGACCGTGCGAAATTTGACGGAAGCACGTTTTCAACTTCGTTCCTCAGAAAGTACATGCAACGAAACTCTTTTCGATCGAACCAAG ctaCAGGCTGAAATAGCCAATCTCTTGAACGAGAAACTgaaaatcgaagaaaaagcCCAGTGTTTGGAAAGAACAGTGAGAGCTCAAGAGCAGAATATTGAAACAGTCACAGAAAACAATCTCAAGCTAATGAAGGACAAACTGGAAATCGAAGAAACAGTCAAACGTCTGGAAAAGGAATTAAGTTTTCAGGAGCAGAATCTGGCCGTACTTACTGCAGGCAATGCTTCTTTGAAACAGTCGCTTAGCGCTTacgaagaatatataaaaatcacCCATCAAAAGTGTCAACTCGTTTTCACTGAAAACTCTGGA gcTGTGAATAATGCAAGAAATCTGAtagatgaaattaaaatattgaacgagaaaatggaaatcatcCGACAAAATGCCGAAGTTGTTGATGAAGACTTTaaggatttaaatttttcttttgaaaagtttATAGAGACGAAGAACTCCTCCTTTATGGAAATCTGGGAACGTCTACAGGATAAACAGTTCTGTCTTACATCTTCGGTTGAAGCGCTACAAAGAGCAACCATTGAAAAGTCCTCG TTGGAAAATGAGATATCCGGGTTGAGAACTGAAAAAATGGAGTTCGAGAACAAAATCAAGACGTTAACAGAAAACTCAGTAACATCGGAATCTACCCAAGAAAAACTTCGAAACAGAAATGCTGTTCTAGAGAACATGAAATCATCAGCAAGTCAACAGATTTTAGATCTTCAAAAGCGCGTGCATTCAGTAGAAGCTGAACTAGCCTTA TCAAACGGAAAAGCCCAAGAACTGGCGAAGGAGAAATCGAGTCTGGAAAATCAACTAGGTTCATTACGCCGCCAGTTGCAAGCGTCCCTtgacaaaagtgaaaaaactATTCGAATGCTGATTGCAGATAAGGAAGAGCTTGAGAAAAGCACCAAAACACTGACAGAAACCACAGTTAAGTGGAAATCTGCTTACGAACAAATGTGCAATCGAAACTCGGCTCTAAATAGTTCGGTGGCTTCGTCAAGTCAGCAGATTTCAAATCTTCAGCAAAGTGTCGATGCTCTGGAAACGGAGCTAAAATTG tCGAATGAAAAAGCTAGAGATTTCCATGTGTATAAAACAAATCAGGAGTCTCAGCTAGGATCACTTCGCCAACAGCTGCAAGTGTGTCAAGAGAAGTCCAGTCGGGATTTGGAAAAATTGCGAACCCAAATGGAAATCGAAAGAGCCTCTCACGAAGACTACAAAACGCGTCTTGGCGTCACTGACAGTAATCCTCAGGAATCCAAAGTGCTTACGAATGAAATTAAGCATGGAGGCCCAAAG GTCGCGAGCAAATTAAGTAAGAGATTCGTGAACGATAACCAAAACTCGAATGCTCAGCGAAATGAAATGCTATCAGCACCATCAGTTTTCACCAACGAAGAATTTCAGAGACGACCGTTGAACGACTGTCGTAAGCAATTAGAAACGGGGAAGACGTCACATAAAAACCAGTCCAACAACTCGGAAAGTTCTTCAAATGAATTCGGTCTTGCAAACTGCCTCGAAGACACCGTCAACATTTCTTCTAAG AATAAGGACGCAGACAAACGTGGCAGTAAAACATTAGCAACGGACGGAGAAAATGAGGCGGTTAAAATTATTGAAGAATCTCCACCTTCGGCTACTCGAAAG gCTCCTACAAGAAGTGCGGCGGCTGCTGCCAAACGATCACTTTCCGTTAAGATAGAATGCGAG TATTCTTCTAACACCAGTAGCAACGAGCAACGCGCAACTGAGATCAACAATGAGGCATACGCAATTCGTGGGCGGAAGAAG TTGGTTCTCCCTCCATCTCCACCATATGCTTTTCCGACGCCGTCGCCAATATCAGTAGATAGCAAACATGTCCAACAG AATCCAAAATCACCGGAAAAAGCTGTCAGAGCTCGAAATGAAGAAGCTCAAGTCAGTGCTAACGAATCCTTTTCAGCGACACCTTTTCCACCGGCTAAGCAGACTTACACCCGAAAACGCTTATCGATGACTGCCCGTACCTGCAAAACCAATTCAAGTCCAGTCCGTCCCAGCCCGCTCTCAGCTCGGGTAGCTAAGAAATCTCGTAACAAGTAG